The genomic window GGTTGTGCAGTAGCAGCCGGAATAGGTGCTTGTGCTGCTATTACATGGGTACTAGGAGGAAATTCTCAACAAATAGGGGGAGCCATCAAAAATATGGCGGGTTCTTTGGTTGGTATGATTTGTGATGGAGCAAAGGGGGGATGTGCATTTAAAATATCAACAGCAGCTGCAGAATCCATTATTCAAGCAGAGCTTGCTATGGAAAATGTATTTATTGATGATTTAGATGGTATTATTAGTTCAGAGGTAGAAAAAACTATAAAAAATTTAGGAAAATTTTGCACCTATGGGATGAAGGACGCTGATAAAGTTATGATTGAAATTATGTTAGAAAATAAGTAAAGAAAAGAGGGAATCAAGATGTCAAAGGTTAAAGATAGTTTGATTGTAAAATTGATATTAGCTGTTATAGTGGGAGGAATATTAGGAGGTGTTGTAAATCAAACCGTAATGAAAATTATAATGCCTATTAAATATGTATTGGGACAATTTATTAATTTTTGTGTTCCATTGATTATTATAGGATTTATTACTCCTTCTATTACAAAATTGAAATCCAATGCGAGTAAGATGTTAAGAAGTGTATTGATCATTGCTTATCTTTCTTCGGTAGGGGCAGCCATGTTTTCTATGATTTCTGGTTATCTTATTATTCCAGGGTTAAATATTGATGCTAGTACAGAAGGATTAAAGAAACTTCCGGAGCTGGTATTTCAATTGGACATTCCAGGGATTATGCCTGTAATGACAGCACTTGTATTTTCTATTATTATGGGGCTTACCATCATTTGGACTAATTCAAAAACACTGCAAAATGTTTTTGAGGAATTTAATCATATAGTATTAAAAATTGTAAATAAAATGGTAATTCCCATTCTTCCTATTTTTATTGCCACTACTTTTGCAGAACTTGCTTATGAGGGCGGTATTACAAAGCAATTACCCGTTTTTGTTAGTGTAATTGTTTTGGTAATTGTAGGGCATATTATTTGGCTTTCTCTTTTATATTTTATGGGGGGGATACTATCCAAAAAAAGTCCAATACAAGTGTTTAAGCATTATGGGCCTGCCTATTTAACAGCGATAGGAACGATGTCATCAGCAGCTACTTTATCTGTAGCGTTAGAATGTGCAAGAAAGTCTACAGAATTAGATGAAGATATTGTAGAATTTACTTTACCTATTTGTTCTAATATTCATCTTTGTGGTTCTGTGCTTACAGAAACGTTTTTTGTGATGACAGTATCTAAGATTTTA from Garciella nitratireducens DSM 15102 includes these protein-coding regions:
- a CDS encoding dicarboxylate/amino acid:cation symporter, coding for MSKVKDSLIVKLILAVIVGGILGGVVNQTVMKIIMPIKYVLGQFINFCVPLIIIGFITPSITKLKSNASKMLRSVLIIAYLSSVGAAMFSMISGYLIIPGLNIDASTEGLKKLPELVFQLDIPGIMPVMTALVFSIIMGLTIIWTNSKTLQNVFEEFNHIVLKIVNKMVIPILPIFIATTFAELAYEGGITKQLPVFVSVIVLVIVGHIIWLSLLYFMGGILSKKSPIQVFKHYGPAYLTAIGTMSSAATLSVALECARKSTELDEDIVEFTLPICSNIHLCGSVLTETFFVMTVSKILYGTLPGISTMIVFILLLGIFAIGAPGVPGGTVMASLGLITGVLGFDQSGVALILTIFALQDSFGTACNITGDGAIALMMTGLYGKDKVKA